From a single Entelurus aequoreus isolate RoL-2023_Sb linkage group LG12, RoL_Eaeq_v1.1, whole genome shotgun sequence genomic region:
- the dok1b gene encoding docking protein 1b, with product MDTHVKEGQLYVQHQKFGKKWKKNWFVLFPASQNGIARLEFFDSHGSGGAAVASGSGSNEKTKKLDKKIIRLSECISILPALTESCPKDNMAAFCVETNDKTHVFAAEKNSAKEWMDTMCDIAFQGGSGSGSVSGESDGGSQDLKMSENLIYYSREEVNKFWVGIQRTEASDRCGLAGHYWLKAESNVLILKDPKTKRNVFVWPYKLLRRYGRDRVMFSFEAGRRCDSGPGNFTFDTKQGNEIFTLVDQAIKSQKALAEERPLSCPINCDSECPPSLQHVRNTGTTAPGSGDSSSCSSWEADGDSGGSKPGSADGVLEKREGGDAAGKGQGSSGAERHKGRSLPELPAIPGVVSEGNTPPRSPRGQRALKGCSSADEQAALYSEPADAVRLPLYTADSLYSDPVDSIKNQNPPSSTSTQVPVPRLRPVGGESCGGGAPAEHHHVGSNQRKAPDLYSHVYDHISLELSHKTSTIGLNGPANAGGRGRGGGRGVNRNGGQAEGASPVPALEHIYDEPEGCAPHRGTSVYNEARLEPHGQKRPEEVAPLTGPEGNYSTVTHRDFHKHSPTNQRAQNAQAARWPKPVTAPKPSWGTFGRKEPVPLPRGKNGASVSNLNNNNNIWDISGEGDQELYSKVSKQKAIPSKSWLNQPKATPLRSPDIIYDNLGDI from the exons AAATGGAAGAAGAACTGGTTCGTCCTCTTCCCAGCCAGCCAAAATGGCATCGCCCGCCTTGAATTCTTCGACTCGCACGGGTCAGGAGGAGCAGCCGTCGCTTCAGGCAGCGGCTCCAATGAGAAGACCAAAAAGCTGGACAAGAAGATCATCCGCTTGTCGGAGTGCATCTCCATCTTGCCGGCACTGACAGAGAGCTGTCCCAAAGACAACATGGCAGCGTTCTGTGTGGAAACCAACGACAAGACCCATGTGTTCGCTGCCGAGAAGAACTCCGCCAAGGAGTGGATGGATACCATGTGTGACATTGCATTTCAG GGTGGAAGTGGCAGCGGCAGTGTGTCTGGAGAATCTGATGGGGGATCCCAGGACTTGAAAATGTCAGAGAACCTTATCTACTACTCCAGAGAGGAGG TAAACAAGTTCTGGGTGGGCATCCAGCGGACCGAGGCTTCGGATCGCTGCGGGCTGGCAGGTCACTACTGGCTTAAAGCCGAAAGCAACGTCTTGATCTTGAAAGATCCCAAAACAAAAAGGAACGTCTTTGTCTGGCCGTACAAGCTGCTGAGGAGATACGGGCGTGACCGG GTGATGTTTTCCTTCGAGGCCGGCCGTCGCTGTGACTCAGGCCCTGGTAACTTCACCTTTGACACCAAGCAAGGCAACGAGATCTTCACCCTCGTAGACCAGGCCATCAAGTCACAAAAAGCCCTGGCTGAGGAGCGTCCCCTGAGCTGTCCCATCAACTGTGACTCAGAGTGTCCGCCATCGCTGCAACACGTACGCAACACTGGCACCACTGCACCCGGCAGCGGAGACAGCAGCAGCTGTAGCAGCTGGGAGGCCGATGGTGATTCGGGCGGCAGCAAGCCGGGCTCTGCAGACGGTGTGCTCGAGAAGAGAGAGGGAGGAGATGCAGCAGGAAAAGGGCAAGGAAGCAGTGGAGCTGAGAGACACAAAGGGAGGAGTTTACCAGAATTGCCAGCCATACCGGGGGTTGTGAGTGAAGGAAACACACCTCCACGGTCACCAAGAGGCCAGCGGGCGCTAAAGGGTTGTTCCTCTGCTGATGAACAGGCCGCTCTTTATTCAGAGCCGGCTGATGCAGTCCGCCTGCCTTTGTACACTGCTGACAGTCTCTACTCAGACCCAGTGGACAGCATCAAGAACCAGAACCCTCCGAGCAGCACATCCACACAGGTGCCGGTCCCTCGACTGCGACCAGTGGGTGGTGAGTCCTGTGGAGGCGGGGCTCCAGCAGAGCACCACCACGTTGGGAGCAACCAAAGAAAAGCCCCCGACCTGTATTCACATGTGTATGACCACATCAGCCTGGAGCTGAGCCACAAGACTAGCACGATCGGTCTAAACGGGCCAGCCAATGCAGGGGGGCGTGGGAGAGGTGGAGGCAGAGGAGTGAACAGAAACGGTGGTCAAGCAGAGGGCGCATCCCCTGTTCCAGCTCTGGAGCATATTTATGATGAGCCAGAGGGTTGTGCACCACATCGAGGGACAAGTGTTTACAACGAAGCCCGTCTGGAGCCTCATGGCCAGAAGAGGCCAGAGGAAGTGGCGCCCCTGACAGGACCGGAGGGAAATTACAGCACAGTTACCCACAGAGATTTCCACAAACACTCCCCAACGAACCAAAGAGCGCAGAACGCTCAGGCTGCAAGATGGCCCAAACCTGTCACGGCCCCCAAACCCAGCTGGGGCACTTTTGGTCGTAAAGAGCCTGTACCGTTGCCTCGCGGGAAAAATGGTGCATCTGTCAGTAacttaaacaacaacaacaacatttgggACATAAGTGGAGAAGGGGACCAGGAGCTGTACAGCAAAGTATCAAAACAGAAAGCTATACCTTCTAAATCCTGGTTGAACCAGCCCAAAGCGACACCACTGAGGTCACCTGACATTATCTACGACAACTTGGGAGATATTTGA